Proteins found in one Capillibacterium thermochitinicola genomic segment:
- the tagD gene encoding glycerol-3-phosphate cytidylyltransferase — translation MKTVITYGTYDLLHVGHINLLRRAKKLGDYLIVGLSTDEFNAIKRKKAYHSYEERKAILEAIKYVDLIIPEKNWEQKREDIIKYKVDIFVMGSDWEGKFDDLSDLCEVIYLPRTEGISTTKIKKDLQAAKAVI, via the coding sequence GTGAAAACCGTTATTACTTATGGGACTTATGACTTGTTGCATGTCGGGCATATAAACTTATTGCGAAGGGCAAAGAAATTAGGTGATTATTTAATAGTCGGTTTATCTACTGATGAATTTAACGCAATAAAAAGAAAAAAAGCTTACCATAGTTACGAGGAAAGAAAGGCAATTTTAGAAGCGATTAAATATGTCGATTTAATAATTCCGGAAAAAAATTGGGAGCAAAAGAGAGAGGATATTATTAAATACAAAGTGGATATTTTTGTCATGGGTTCGGACTGGGAAGGGAAATTTGATGATTTATCGGATTTATGCGAGGTAATATATTTACCCAGGACCGAAGGGATTTCAACAACGAAAATCAAGAAGGATCTGCAAGCTGCCAAGGCGGTAATTTAG
- a CDS encoding TylF/MycF/NovP-related O-methyltransferase, which translates to MQDSKIKVLIFGTGEGSKKALEIIDLEKVQILAYLDNNRAKQGTVHNGVKVENPIAVDKYDYDYIVIASIYNQEITDQLLKMNVQRSKIIQLFQPKPKGVKVLVKEIYEDNMKYINILKDEYLSVYFKNYAICNMIPFDMERNKKLYNYPDYLIKGIDYVRVSTVELIAREVRERKIEGAIAELGVYKGDFSKLINDLFPDRIFYIFDTFEGFSQKDVEIEKSRNFSQAKAGHLGDTSVEIVVDKLSHKKNVVIKKGYFPQSATDLADELFSFVSIDVDLYKPTYEGLHFFYPRLSKGGYLLIHDYNNAYYSGVKEAVKQFWRETGINYIPLSDYLGSAVFIK; encoded by the coding sequence ATGCAAGACAGTAAAATAAAGGTGTTAATTTTTGGGACAGGGGAAGGTTCAAAAAAAGCCTTAGAGATAATAGATTTGGAAAAAGTACAAATTCTTGCTTATTTGGATAATAACCGAGCCAAGCAAGGAACGGTCCATAATGGAGTTAAAGTTGAAAATCCTATAGCTGTTGATAAGTATGATTATGATTATATTGTAATTGCCAGTATATATAATCAGGAAATAACAGATCAACTTTTAAAAATGAATGTACAAAGAAGTAAAATTATCCAACTATTTCAGCCAAAGCCAAAAGGGGTAAAAGTTCTGGTAAAAGAAATTTATGAGGATAATATGAAATATATAAATATCCTGAAGGATGAATATTTGTCTGTTTATTTTAAGAATTATGCTATATGCAATATGATTCCTTTCGATATGGAAAGAAATAAGAAACTATATAATTATCCAGATTATTTAATTAAAGGGATAGATTATGTTCGTGTATCGACAGTAGAATTGATTGCAAGGGAAGTGAGGGAAAGAAAGATTGAAGGGGCAATTGCCGAACTAGGGGTCTATAAAGGAGATTTTTCCAAACTTATAAATGATTTATTTCCAGATAGAATATTTTATATATTTGATACTTTCGAAGGTTTTTCTCAAAAAGATGTTGAGATCGAAAAATCCAGAAATTTTTCACAAGCTAAAGCCGGACATTTAGGAGATACAAGCGTTGAAATAGTTGTGGACAAGCTGTCGCATAAAAAGAATGTAGTTATTAAAAAAGGGTATTTTCCCCAAAGCGCGACTGATCTAGCTGATGAATTATTCTCCTTTGTTAGTATAGATGTGGATTTGTACAAACCTACTTATGAGGGGTTGCATTTTTTTTATCCAAGACTTTCCAAAGGGGGTTATCTTTTAATCCATGACTATAATAATGCCTATTATTCCGGTGTGAAGGAAGCAGTTAAACAATTTTGGCGGGAAACGGGTATTAACTATATTCCGCTAAGTGATTATTTGGGTAGTGCCGTTTTTATTAAGTGA
- the pseG gene encoding UDP-2,4-diacetamido-2,4,6-trideoxy-beta-L-altropyranose hydrolase: MKVFIRTDASAQIGTGHVMRCLTLAGDLRQFGLEVSFISRVLPGDLCDYVESKGFTVYRLNDEINLTGDYWAWLGENWRADATKTREIILNQAGVQSDIGNDGVSRQASCLDEGLINQSSKIAAQVFSDPGLKPGPNINLVVDSYAIDYKWEQFLRPYVNRIMVIDDLANRPHDCDLLLDQNYFRGMVHRYNGLVPSTCRKLFGPEYALLRPEFHQAKKTLRKRDGKIRRILIFFGGSDPTNETKKALEAIKLLNRPEIAVDVVVGATNPHKEEIKKICSEMPKTNYHCQVENMAELMAAADLAIGAGGTTTWERLYLELPTIVIAVAENQVETLETLGEAGMVWYLGKNNEIPLKSLANRLKTLFSDLMQKG, from the coding sequence ATGAAGGTGTTTATTCGGACTGATGCCTCCGCCCAGATTGGCACGGGACATGTCATGCGTTGTCTCACATTAGCCGGCGACCTTAGACAATTCGGGCTGGAGGTTTCTTTTATATCCCGGGTGTTGCCCGGAGATTTATGTGATTATGTGGAAAGCAAAGGGTTTACAGTCTATCGTTTGAACGATGAAATAAATTTAACGGGAGACTACTGGGCATGGCTGGGTGAAAACTGGCGGGCAGATGCAACGAAAACCCGGGAAATAATCCTTAACCAAGCTGGAGTGCAATCCGATATAGGTAATGATGGTGTTTCGAGGCAAGCTTCTTGCCTTGATGAGGGTCTAATCAACCAAAGTTCAAAAATTGCGGCGCAGGTGTTTTCTGATCCGGGTTTAAAACCGGGTCCAAACATAAATTTAGTTGTTGACAGCTATGCCATAGATTACAAATGGGAGCAGTTCCTTCGACCCTATGTTAACAGGATTATGGTCATTGATGATCTGGCCAACCGCCCCCATGATTGTGATCTGCTCTTGGATCAAAACTACTTCCGGGGGATGGTACACCGGTACAACGGCTTGGTTCCCTCGACCTGCCGGAAACTGTTCGGGCCCGAGTACGCTCTTCTTCGCCCCGAGTTCCACCAGGCGAAAAAAACTTTACGTAAACGGGACGGGAAGATCCGGCGGATTCTGATCTTTTTTGGGGGGAGCGACCCGACCAATGAGACGAAAAAGGCCCTGGAAGCAATCAAACTGTTGAACCGCCCCGAGATTGCCGTGGATGTGGTGGTTGGGGCAACTAATCCACATAAAGAAGAAATTAAGAAAATCTGTAGCGAGATGCCCAAAACTAACTACCACTGTCAGGTAGAGAATATGGCGGAGTTGATGGCGGCGGCGGATCTGGCGATCGGTGCCGGGGGTACCACCACCTGGGAGCGGCTTTACCTGGAATTGCCGACGATTGTTATTGCTGTAGCGGAGAATCAGGTGGAGACGTTAGAGACACTGGGAGAAGCGGGAATGGTGTGGTATTTGGGGAAAAATAATGAAATCCCTTTAAAAAGCTTAGCTAATAGGTTAAAAACCTTGTTCTCTGACTTAATGCAAAAGGGGTGA